From the Candidatus Microthrix subdominans genome, the window CGCCCGCCGGGCCGCCGCTCCCAAACTGGCGGCGGAGGTCGAGGGCCGGCTGGCAGCGCTGGCGATGCCCCAGGCGACCCTGCAGATCGAGGTCGGCGAAGAGGATCCAGGCGACCGGGTGGAGTTTCGCCTCGCCGCCAACCCGGGGATCGACCCGGCACCGCTGCAACGGGCTGCCTCGGGCGGCGAGCTGTCCCGGGTATTGCTGGCGCTCAGGCTGGTGCTGTCGGGCGGCCCGGACACGATGGTGTTCGACGAGGTGGATGCCGGCATCGGCGGCGCAACCGCCCTCGAGGTGGGTCGTGCCCTGGCGGAGGTGGCCGAGGGCTCGCAGGTGCTGGTCGTCACCCACCTGGCGCAGGTGGCCGCCCACGCCGACCAACAGGTGCGGATCGCCAAGTCGATCGGCGAGGAGGCGACGACGACGACCGTCGAGCCGGTCGATGGCGAGGCTCGCCTGGCCGAGCTGGCGCGCATGTTGTCGGGAACGCCCGACTCGACGGCGACCCGTTCGAACGCCGAGGAACTGCTGGCCCGGGCGAGCAGGCCCGCCGTTGCGGAGAGGCACTGATGGCGTTGCGCCCGTCGAAGTCCCAGGCGCGCAGCGACGAGGAGTCGCTGGCGGCGCGCGCCCACATCATCGGTGAGGCCAAGGTCGACCGGCGCACCAAGGACCTCGTCCAGCGGCTCAAGCCGGGCGACATCGCGGTGATCTCCCATACCGATCTCGACGTCGTGGCGGCCGAAACCCTGGTCGAGGCCCGCCCGGCAGCGGTGATCAACGCCGACGCCTCGTCCTCTGGGCGTTACCCGAACCAGGGGCCGCTGCTGGTCATCGGGGCGGGGATCCCGTTGGTCGACCGCTGCGGTCCGGACGTGATCGAGGAGATCGCCGACGGGGACCAGGTTCAGGTGGTCGGCGCCGAGGTCTACCGGGGCGACGTGTTGATCGCCCGAGGTGTCGAGGAGACCGTCGAGACCATCGCCGTCAGCCACCAGCTGGCCATGGACGGCCTCGACGCCGAATTCGGCCGGTTTGTCGCCAACACCCTCACCTACATCGAACAGGATCGCGACCTGCTGGGCAGCGACCTGGAGTTTCCCGACGTCGGCCTGGACTTCGACGGCCGACACGTTCTGATCGTGGTGCGCGGCTCCACCTATCGGGAGGATCTCCAGATTCTCTCCGACAACGGCTACCTGGCCGACCTCAAGCCGATCCTGATCGGCGTCGACGGGGGCTCCGACGCGTTGATGGAGCTGGGGCACACGCCCGATCTGATCGTTGGCGACTTCGACTCGGTCACCGAACGGACGCTCCGCTCCGGTGCCCAGCTGGTGGTGCACGCCTACAAGGACGGTCATGCCCCCGGCGCCGCCCGCCTCGACGAGCTCGGCCTCGAGTACCACACGATGTCGGCGTCGGGTACGAGCGAGGACATCGCCATGCTGTTGGCCTACGAACAGGGTGCGGAGCTGATCGTGGCGGTGGGCACCCACACGTCGATGGTCGAGTTTCTCGATAAGGGCCGGGCGGGGATGGCCTCGACCGTCCTGGTGCGCATGAAGATCGGCACCCGCCTTGTCGACGCCAAGGGCGTGTCCAAGCTCTACCACACCGAGGTTCACACCCGCGACCTGATCCTGATGGTGCTGGCGGCTGCGTTCGCCCTCGGCGCGGTGGTGATGATCTCGGCGCCGATCCGTCTGATCATCAAGACCGCGTGGCTCAACCTGACCAACATGGCGCTGTTGTCTGCCGTCCCCGCCCCCGGAAGGCTGCTGAGCCTGGTGGCCCTCTGGAGTTTCTCGTGATCAAGCTGCGCACCCACATCATCAGCCTGACGGCGGTGTTCCTCGCCCTCGGGATCGGGCTGGTGCTCGGTTCGACCTTCCTCGACCGGACCTTCGTCGACGCGCTCGACGCCCAGGTGAGGCGGCTCAACGATCGGGTCGACCAGCGAACCGAGGAGGTCGAGGCGCTCAACCGGGTGATCGACGAGCAGACCCTGACCGAGGAGGCGGCGGCGGACGCCGGCTACGAACAGCTGCTGGCCGGACAGCTGACCGATGCCCAGGTCGTCGTGCTGGCCAACCGGGGGATCGACGAGGACCAGGTCAACCGAACGGTCGAGGTGCTCCAAGCGGCCGACGCCGAGGTGCCGGCGGTGGTGTGGCTGACCGATCGCTGGAATCCGACCGACCCCCAGCGGTCCGCCGAGATTGCGGAGTCGCTCGACCTCGACACAACCGACCCGGCCCAGGTGACCGCCGAAGCGGCGGCGATGCTCGGTTTGGCGCTTGCGGGACCGACCCCGGCCACCAATGCCCCGGCCACCACTGCCCCGGCCACCACTGCCCCGGCCACCAATGCCCCGTCCACCACGGCGCAGGGTGATCCGACGACCACGGCGCCGACGGATGGCGCGGCGTCGACATCGACCACCGGCATCTCACCTGGCACCACGGTTGCGCTCGACGCCGGCCCCGAAGAGCTGCTCGAACGGTTGACCGACGCCGAGTTGATCGAGCAGGAGGCGGCGCCGGCGGGCAACCTGTCGGTGCCCGGACCTGAGGCGCTGATCGTCTCGATCACCGGCGAGGGCTCCTCGTTGGATCCGAAGAAGGCTTATCTGCCCATCGTCACCGAGCTGGTGTCGTTCAACCCCGGTCGCGTGCTGGTGGCCGAAACCCGCAACACCCGCACAATTCAAGCTGAAGCCACCGAGGACGACGTCCCCGTTCGCGGGGCCGCGCTCGAGGTGGTGCGGTCCGACGATGCACTGCGCGGTCAGAGCTCAACCCTCGATGGGCTGGAGAGCCCGTTGGGCAAGGCCGCCGTCGTCGTGGCGCTGATGGAGCTGCGGGAGGGCAAGACCGGGGACTACGGGTTGGCCGCCGGGACCGACGGTCCGGTGCCGTCGATCACCCGATGAGCGACACCCCTCTGCGCAGGGGGGCGGCTTGACCGAGACGACCGTCGCCCCCCGCACCAACCTGACCCGTGCGACCGCCGGGATGTCGGCGGTGACGCTGGTCAGCCGGTTGACCGGGTTCGTCCGCGTCTGGGTCGTGCTCAACGTGCTCGGCTCCACGTTGCTCAACGACGTCTACCAGTCGGCCAACTACGTCCCGAACATCCTCTATGAGCTGCTGGCCGCCGGTGCGCTTCAGGCGGTGCTGGTGCCACAGATCGTGGCGGAGCTGAAACATGATGACCGGCGCAAGGCCGACCAGTTGGCCAGCTCGGTACTGGTGCACGGATCGGTGATCCTCGGGGTGGTCGCCGC encodes:
- a CDS encoding copper transporter; the encoded protein is MIKLRTHIISLTAVFLALGIGLVLGSTFLDRTFVDALDAQVRRLNDRVDQRTEEVEALNRVIDEQTLTEEAAADAGYEQLLAGQLTDAQVVVLANRGIDEDQVNRTVEVLQAADAEVPAVVWLTDRWNPTDPQRSAEIAESLDLDTTDPAQVTAEAAAMLGLALAGPTPATNAPATTAPATTAPATNAPSTTAQGDPTTTAPTDGAASTSTTGISPGTTVALDAGPEELLERLTDAELIEQEAAPAGNLSVPGPEALIVSITGEGSSLDPKKAYLPIVTELVSFNPGRVLVAETRNTRTIQAEATEDDVPVRGAALEVVRSDDALRGQSSTLDGLESPLGKAAVVVALMELREGKTGDYGLAAGTDGPVPSITR